The Candidatus Margulisiibacteriota bacterium genome segment TGCTCGCATAACGCGCCCCTTGCTTATTGCCGGTCATTTTTGTTAGAATTGTTTAGACAGCATTGGGGGATGTTCATGCACAGAAAACTATCTGCTTACACCGAGGCGGGCAAACTGATCGATAAATTATTAGGCGAACCTCAAACCGCCGGCGTTATAGATACCATTGACGCGCTGTACGTTTACCGCAAGCGGCTTTTGCACGAGGCATTTCCTGGCGGGGCTGGGACACGGAGACCCGCGCGGCAAATATTTCTCCGGAGCTAATTTACGCTCATTTCGACTCCGCTCAATGAGCGGCATGGCTACTGAGCCTGTCAGGCCACTGAGCCTGCCGAAGCGACCGGACATCGCTCATTTCGACTCCGCTCAATGAGCGGCCCCTTGCTCCCTTCGCCAGCGTATCCGCAGGATACGAGCTCAGGGAGCGGCGGGACTTCCGCGCGCGGCGCTTTTAGTATATACTCCCCGCATGCCAAATGAAAACATCTCCCTGCGTCATGGCACGGAGGCGGACGCGGAATTACTGCTGGAGTTCATTCACGCTCTGGCGGAATACGAGCATCTGACCGTAACGTCCGACGCCGAAACTCTGCGGCAGGATGTTTTCCTCAACAAACGCGCCGAAGTGATCTTTGCGGATATCGCGGGACAGCCGGCGGGACTGGTCTTGTTTTTCTTTACTTATTCAACATTTTCCGGCCGCAAAGTTATTTATGTGGAGGACATTTTCGTCAAAGAAGTTTTTCGCGGACAGGGCGTCGGCCGGGAATTGCTGCGCTGCGTTGCGCGGCTGGCCGTGGAACAAAACTGTGACCGGCTGGACTGGGCGGCGCTGTCGTGGAACAAACCCGCGCAGGATTTTTATAAAAAACTGGGCGCCGTGCCTTTGCAGGGCTGGGACAGGTATTTGCTGTACGGCGAGGCCATGCGGAAACTGGCAAGTGAAGCGTCTGGGTTGTTATGATACGCTCTCTGGCGGCTGAGCCTTGGACGCTTCGACGGTTCGACAGGCTCACTGTCCCAGGCTCAGCGTCCGAACTATTGTGATGCGCTCCCCTAGACAAGCTCAGAGAGTAGCGGAGAGAGAGACACTGCGCAAGATTGGAAGTTGTGTTTACACGAGATGGATTGTTTCACGTGAAACACCGGATCGTATAAAAGTTGTATAAAATTTATACATGTGGACACTGAGCGTAAGTCCGTCAGGGACTGCAGTCCCTTCGGGCTTGTAGTCCCTTCGGGCTTGCGGTCAGCGACCAAATTTCATTAAGCCTCACTTTAACCGCTGTTAAGCAATATTGAGCGGCCTTAATATTCGCTCTAAAATTTCTACCTATTCGCTCAATACGGCGGACGCGCCCGTTTTACACACGCCGCTAGCTGACCATCCGGTATTTCTTGCGGACTTTTTGCACCGCGGAAACAACATCCTCGGTATATTTGCTCAATAGGTTTTGCGAACGGTCAGGAT includes the following:
- a CDS encoding GNAT family N-acetyltransferase, with amino-acid sequence MPNENISLRHGTEADAELLLEFIHALAEYEHLTVTSDAETLRQDVFLNKRAEVIFADIAGQPAGLVLFFFTYSTFSGRKVIYVEDIFVKEVFRGQGVGRELLRCVARLAVEQNCDRLDWAALSWNKPAQDFYKKLGAVPLQGWDRYLLYGEAMRKLASEASGLL